The Sorangiineae bacterium MSr11954 DNA segment GACCGCCCAGGCCCTGCAAACCACCGAGGCCCTGCAGGCCGCCGATCCCGCCGTGGCCCTGCCAACCGCCGATGCCGCCGAGGCCCTGCAGACCGCCGATGCCGCCGAGGCCCTGCAGACCGCCGATGCCACCGAGGCCACCGAGCCCGCCGAGGCCCGGAACGCCGAACGGCGACGTGTGCTGCAGCCCCAAGCCGGGGATGCCCTGATGCACGCCGATGCCACCGAGCCCGCCGAGGCCCTGCAGGCCTTGCAGACCACCGACGCCACCGAGCCCGCCAAGACCTTGCAGACCGCCGAGGCCAAGGCCCGGGATGATGTTCTGCAAGAGGCTCTGCTGCAGCGCGAAGGGCGAGGTGTGTTGCAGGCCGAGGCCTACGCCGGGGATGCCGTGGCCGCCCCATTGCGGGACCTGGCCCCACGGGGAGAGTTGCTGCGCCCAGGGGTTGAAGCCTTGCTGTCCGCCGAAGGGGCTCAAGCCTTGCGCGTACGGATTGGTGTGCTGCAGGCCGGGGACGCCGATGCCGGGGACGCCGATGCCGGGGACCCCTTGGAGGCCTTGGTAGCCAAACGGAGAGGTGTGCGAGATACCCTGAAGGCCCTGGAGCCCGACGCCCTGAAGGCCCTGCCACGGTATACCCGAGTGCCACGGCGTCGCGCCCTGGCCAATGCCACTTCCGAGCCCGGCGAGGCCACCGACACCGCCGAGGCCAAAGCCGGGAACGTTGCCGGCCGTGTGCGAAAGTCCGAGGCCGTGAACCGAGAGACGAACCTGATTGAGCGCGTCGATGGTCTGCGCAATGCGGTCGTTGAGGAGTTGCAGCCTGCGAATATCAACCTTGGCCGTTGTATCCATGTCTTCTGTCTCCTTGAGGGGTTTGGAAACACCTGCGGACCGACCCCCCCGTTGGGCCGGGGCACTCTTTGCGGACGACGACCCAGTGTCCTCGTCCGAGAACTCATCTCGTTCGTCCGCCGCGTTCATCGCGTCGGCCGAGTTGGCCTCTCTGGCCTCGCCTCCGCCCTCGTCGCGAGAGCCCCGCTCCCGCACGAGCCCAGGGCGATCGGGGCTCATGTGATCGGGATGTTGCGCGCGTTGATCGGCGTGGTCTGCTGCTGACGTGGAGCGCGGATCGTCAGAACGCCGTCCTGGAACGTCGACGCGATCTGGTCCGTCTTGACGTTCAGAGGAAGGGGAATCACCCGACGCAGAATCCCAATCGGATGTTCGGCGCGAAGGAGCACCAGCTTGTTGCCGTTCGTCGTCGCCCCTCCTGCCTGCGGAGGACCCCGGCGGCCGGTCACGATGATCACGTTCCCCTGCGGGGTCCCCTGGATGCTCACCTCCAGCCCCTGCCGGTTGACCCCCGGGAG contains these protein-coding regions:
- a CDS encoding Hsp20/alpha crystallin family protein gives rise to the protein MTEIDETIGKVENLYRSLTGQEAPELKAPFAPIPAERDPVEHVQEQIERLNQILGVATGQPTAQPQAWTPLVSLWESPEELLLSVDLPGVNRQGLEVSIQGTPQGNVIIVTGRRGPPQAGGATTNGNKLVLLRAEHPIGILRRVIPLPLNVKTDQIASTFQDGVLTIRAPRQQQTTPINARNIPIT